One Ranitomeya imitator isolate aRanImi1 chromosome 1, aRanImi1.pri, whole genome shotgun sequence DNA window includes the following coding sequences:
- the LOC138645484 gene encoding uncharacterized protein, producing MPDSQEACLSLGRREADSGPPAGSAGAHKTDVRKLKTEEKVKKDEKEIKEEKDKNKKRERKGQIGGNGEKEGNVTKSSKRRKKVKRRKGQKVGKGKSEEKDKKEERRKRDKKEEKDEKDKKTEKGRNRAKSAKKRKMIIRRKRTKRKKGTKRRKSTKMKREKYKKEEKDRKKNKKGNGQIGGNGQKEGNGTKSSKRRTKVKRRTGQKIRKDKSEEKDKKEEKMEKGQSTNRRKRIKRRKRKEKDK from the exons ATGCCGGACTCCCAGGAAGCCTGCCTCTCCTTGGGGAGAAGAGAGGCAGACTCTGGGCCTCCTGCTGGAAGTGCTGGAGCTCACAAGACAG ATGTGCGGAAACTGAAGACAGAGGAAAAGGTGAAAAAGGATGAAAAAGAAATAAAGGAGGAAAAGGATAAAAATAAGAAAAGGGAAAGAAAAGGACAAATAGGAGGAAATGGAGAAAAAGAAGGAAATGTGACAAAAAgttcaaaaagaaggaaaaaggtCAAAAGAAGGAAAGGACAAAAAGTAGGAAAGGGTAAAAGTGAAGAAAAGGACAAAAAGGAGGAAAGAAGGAAAAGGGACAAAAAGGAAGAAAAGGATGAAAAGGATAAGAAGACAGAAAAGGGGAGGAACAGggcaaaaagtgcaaaaaagaggaAGATGATAATAAGAAGGAAAAGGACAAAAAGAAAGAAAGGGACAAAAAGGAGGAAAAGTACAAAAATGAAAAGGGAAAAGTACAAAAAGGAAGAAAAGGATAGAAAGAAGAATAAGAAAGGAAATGGACAAATAGGAGGAAATGGACAAAAAGAAGGAAATGGGACAAAAAGTTCAAAAAGAAGGACAAAGGTTAAAAGAAGGACAGGACAAAAAATACGTAAGGATAAAAGTGAAGAAAAGGACAAAAAGGAAGAAAAGATGGAAAAGGGACAAAGTACAAATAGGAGGAAAAGgataaaaagaagaaaaaggaaagAAAAGGACAAATAG